The nucleotide sequence GCACAGCCGCCGTAGCGTCGCCACCGACCTGGTGAGGACGCTGGCCGCGATGCACGACATCCCGGCGGCGGACCTGGCGTTCCTCGGGCCGCCGGTCGGTTTCGCCGAGCTGGTGGGGCGCTGGCGGGCCACCCACCGGGACAACGTCGACGTCGCCGATCCGATCGTCGACGAGGCCTACGAGTGGGTGCTCTCGCGGGACCCGGGTCCGTGCACCCCCGGGCTGGTGCACGCGGACTTCCGGATCGGGAACGTCCTGCTCGACGACGGGCGGGTCACCGCGGTGATCGACTGGGAGCTCGCGCATCTCGGCGATCCCCTGTTCGATCTCGGGTATCTCGCCATGCCGTACTACGCGGGCAAGTTCACCGGCGGTGGATCGTCGCTGGTGGGTGGCTTCGCCGAGGCCGAGTGGCTCGCGGAGATGTACGCGACGCTGCGCGGCGTCGAGGTGGACCCGGAGACCGTCCGCACGTACACGGTGCTGGGCACGCTGTCGCTGATCGCCATCATCGGGATCGGGTTGCGGCAGTTCGCGTCGGGCAACACCACTGATCCGCGCATGGCGTGGAACCGGTTCGTGCTCCCCGATCTGCGCCAGGACATGATCCGGCTCATGGGCTGGTGAGGCGAGGGGGCGGCTCGGTCGGCCGCCCCCTCGGCGCACCGCCCGGCACGAGCGGCCCGCGGGTGGCCAACCATGCGCCGGCGAGGACGAGCAGCGCCCCGCCGGCCATCCGTGGGCCGACCGGTTCGGCGAGGAGGACCGCGCCGGCCGCGACCGCCACCACGGGGGCGACGTAGGTGATGAGCGCCGCGCGGTCGGGCCCCGCGATCGCGATGAGCCGGAAGAAGGCCACGAAGCCGCCGGGTGTGGCGACCAGGCCGAGCGCGGCCAGGGCGGCGAGCCCCGCCGGCGTCGGCACAGGGAGCGGTTCGGACACCAGCGCCAGGGCGGTGAGTGCCGGCGCGGCGAGCACGATCATGGCGGCCACCACCGGCATCGCCGGAAGATCGCCGAACCAGCGGCCGACCAGCACAGCCCCCACGGCGTAACAGGCGGCCGCGGTGACGATCAGACCGGCGCCGGGGCCCGAGCCGTCCACACCGAGCAGCACGACCACCCCGGCGAAGCCGACGACGAGCCCGATCAGCGCGGCGAGCGTCGGCCGCGCCCGCGTCCCGAGTACCAGGCCGACCACCAGCACGAACATCGGCTCGGTGGCGATCAGGACGCCGGAGGTGCCGGAGGGGACGGTCTGCCCGCCCAGCGGGATCAGGCTGAACGGGACGACGACCTCGACCAGTGCGAGCACGGCGAGCCGCCCCCAGCGTCCGGCCAGCAGCGCCCGGTGCCGGTGCCGGAACGCGATCGGGACCAGCACGACCAGGGCCAGCACGACGCGCGCGGCGGCCGTCGCGAGTGGACCGATGCCCTCCTGCAGCGCGATGCCGATGAAGAGGTACGGAACGCCCCACAGCACCGACACCGCGGCGAACAATGCCCAGCCCCGGCCACCCATCCCGTCCACGGGACGGGACGCTAGGCCGAGCGCCGTCGCTTCCGAAGGCAGATCGGAAGGTCTTGCCGTCGAATACTTGCCGTTCGGACGGTCCCGGCGGTCTCATGGCGCGCATGAGCACGCTCGATGCCATCGACCAGCAGCTTCTCGCACTCCTGCAGGCGGACGCCCGGCTCGGGTATCGGGAGCTCGGCCGCACGGTGGGGATGAGCCCGCCCGCCGTTGCCGCCAGGGTGCGGCGGCTGGAACACAGTGGAGTGATCACCGGATACGGCGCCCGGGTCGATCCGATAGCCGCGGGGCACGAGGTGCACGCGTTCGTCGTGGTGACGACGGCCGGCCGCCGGCAGTCACTGGAGCTCGCCCGTATGGCGGCCGCCCGGCCCACGATCCTGGAGGACCACCGGGTCACCGGTACCGAGGACCACGTCCTGCGGGTCGTCGCGCCGCGGATCCGGGACCTCGAACCGCTCATCGACGACCTCAACGGGCTGGGCAAGCCCGCCACGTCGATCGTGCTGTCGTCGCCCAAACCGTGGGCGCCGGTCCCGTCACCCGAGGCCGACGGTCCGCCGCCGATCAGCCCAGGGCGACCAGCAGCGCGAGCACGGACATGACGACCAGCAGCGGTGTCATGACGAGGCGCTCGCTGCGGGACGGGGAGAACGCGTTCGGGATCATGTTGAGGACGAGGAATCCGAACACCACCCACATGCCGATCCGGGAGGCACCCTCCGGGTACACGGCGATGACACCCGCCCGGTCCAGGGCGAGCGTCGCCATCAGCGCGTAGACGGCGATCGAGAGCCCCGCCGCCACCCGCAGGCCCGTCGGGAGTGCACCCGGGTACCGCCCGCCGAAGGTG is from Pseudonocardia autotrophica and encodes:
- a CDS encoding phosphotransferase family protein, which codes for MTAPQEVLAVLGEAGIDTAGDWDLTQLAGGFSRHTHLLSDRSSGRAYVVRVKPPGGLLDTDLGREYEIYAAAGRAGLPVPAVHGFRAGDSALGGPFFVMDRSPGRSPLVWRPKDRAELEENWHSRRSVATDLVRTLAAMHDIPAADLAFLGPPVGFAELVGRWRATHRDNVDVADPIVDEAYEWVLSRDPGPCTPGLVHADFRIGNVLLDDGRVTAVIDWELAHLGDPLFDLGYLAMPYYAGKFTGGGSSLVGGFAEAEWLAEMYATLRGVEVDPETVRTYTVLGTLSLIAIIGIGLRQFASGNTTDPRMAWNRFVLPDLRQDMIRLMGW
- a CDS encoding DMT family transporter, producing the protein MGGRGWALFAAVSVLWGVPYLFIGIALQEGIGPLATAAARVVLALVVLVPIAFRHRHRALLAGRWGRLAVLALVEVVVPFSLIPLGGQTVPSGTSGVLIATEPMFVLVVGLVLGTRARPTLAALIGLVVGFAGVVVLLGVDGSGPGAGLIVTAAACYAVGAVLVGRWFGDLPAMPVVAAMIVLAAPALTALALVSEPLPVPTPAGLAALAALGLVATPGGFVAFFRLIAIAGPDRAALITYVAPVVAVAAGAVLLAEPVGPRMAGGALLVLAGAWLATRGPLVPGGAPRGRPTEPPPRLTSP
- a CDS encoding Lrp/AsnC family transcriptional regulator, which codes for MSTLDAIDQQLLALLQADARLGYRELGRTVGMSPPAVAARVRRLEHSGVITGYGARVDPIAAGHEVHAFVVVTTAGRRQSLELARMAAARPTILEDHRVTGTEDHVLRVVAPRIRDLEPLIDDLNGLGKPATSIVLSSPKPWAPVPSPEADGPPPISPGRPAARART